A single region of the Halichondria panicea chromosome 10, odHalPani1.1, whole genome shotgun sequence genome encodes:
- the LOC135342275 gene encoding uncharacterized protein LOC135342275 produces MANVEVLYEGVLSMCRNPSKSSRDWTQRLFVLKLHKDTNTAMLEYYKDKKKRWQKQDTIGVVPLFPSFKLSLAHECSYKFPLKLIASGQTYFLSAADFASMNAWHHHIQLSQILGNPTKGCFEYEVNVKQSESTNLMQAQNTCLLALTAGSEIICATFPRRQVLGVWPYDCLRGYWCKDRVFGFEAGRRSPRGEGIYEFFTDNNENIYRNLEKAIAKVKEGTAKVKEGDTRPPLPNRHSITPPVSTSSSDEEQPPLRPTKLHPIKKAGSVRAPLPTPDPSSGLRRVKTHTGVKRWLNDTYDPESPSNPRRSLSPVSSEDPYSHTVHVIHASPEPPPTQTYQRLHSGLDNTRPGLVETARPSSQGFSTLAEEDMPTYDVAFPVTSGHVRALPLDNEYATLDRSNPATVVQQQIPLQTQEVARVPMVATGLVPAPRLQDDIQIQDDELTDNPLYNSQDNLLKAIGKLTGAIATPPLPHRNIDTLPEFTELISPCYEQHHLSREASPKVTAQDHRGLNGEDTTDSAEMKGSGETSNEEKKPTKPYSKVKKKSPVAPPETEDKPADEGSGGDSPPPIPVRLYSMDSNNSDPPNNDN; encoded by the exons ATGGCAAACGTGGAAGTGCTCTATGAG gGAGTTTTGTCAATGTGCCGCAACCCCTCGAAGAGCAGCAGGGACTGGACCCAGCGCCTCTTTGTTCTCAAGCTACACAAGGACACCAACACAGCCATGCTCGAATACTACAAAGACAAGAAAAAGAGGTGGCAGAAACAGGATACGATTGGCGTTGTCCCTCTCTTCCCATCTTTTAAACTCTCTCTTGCTCACGAGTGCAGCTACAAGTTCCCCCTTAAGTTGATCGCATCTGGACAGACATATTTCCTTTCAGCGGCTGATTTTGCTTCCATGAATGCGTGGCATCATCACATACAGCTCTCTCAAATACTAGGAAACCCAACAAAAG GTTGTTTCGAGTACGAAGTGAATGTGAAGCAATCTGAGTCAACGAATTTGATGCAAGCACAAAACACTTGTCTACTGGCACTCACAGCTGGCAGCGAGATCATATGTGCAACGTTTCCACGGAGACAAGtgttgggggtgtggcctTACGACTGCCTCCGGGGCTATTGGTGTAAAGATCGAGTGTTTGGTTTTGAGGCTGGACGCAGATCACCGAGAGGAGAGGGAATATATGAATTTTTCACCGATAACAATGAGAACATCTACCGAAATTTAGAGAAAGCAATAGCAAAAGTAAAGGAAGGAACAGCGAAAGTAAAGGAAGGAGATACACGCCCACCCCTCCCGAATCGTCACTCAATCACACCCCCCGTGTCAACAAGCTCGTCAGACGAAGAACAACCTCCACTACGGCCCACGAAACTACACCCAATAAAGAAAGCAGGCTCTGTTAGGGCACCTCTACCAACGCCTGACCCCAGCTCTGGCCTACGCAGGGTCAAAACACACACTGGAGTTAAGAGATGGCTCAACGATACTTACGACCCCGAGTCCCCCTCTAACCCGAGACGATCACTTTCCCCCGTGTCTAGCGAGGACCCTTATTCTCACACGGTTCATGTGATACACGCCTCCCCTgaaccaccccccacacagacGTACCAGAGATTACACAGTGGCCTCGATAACACTCGACCTGGGCTGGTGGAAACTGCCCGTCCATCCTCGCAAGGTTTTAGCACTCTAGCCGAAGAAGACATGCCAACGTACGATGTTGCCTTCCCTGTAACATCGGGACATGTTCGAGCTCTCCCGCTAGACAATGAGTATGCCACACTAGACAGAAGTAACCCTGCGACAGTTGTTCAACAGCAGATCCCACTTCAAACTCAAGAAGTGGCTAGGGTACCGATGGTAGCTACAGGGCTTGTACCGGCACCTAGACTACAAGACGATATCCAAATTCAAGATGATGAATTGACTGATAACCCTCTGTACAATTCTCAGGATAATCTACTCAAGGCAATTGGTAAACTAACCGGAGctatagccacacccccactacCCCATCGAAACATAGACACATTGCCCGAATTTACAGAGCTCATCAGTCCATGCTACGAGCAGCATCACCTGAGTCGAGAAGCATCACCGAAGGTCACTGCACAAGACCACCGTGGATTAAACGGTGAAGACACTACAGACTCGGCAGAAATGAAAGGAAGTGGGGAGACTTCGAATGAAGAAAAAAAGCCTACGAAACCGTACAGCAAAGTGAAGAAGAAGTCGCCAGTTGCACCACCCGAGACTGAGGACAAGCCAGCTGATGAGGGGAGTGGAGGGGATTCCCCTCCTCCTATACCCGTCAGACTGTACAGCATGGACAGCAATAACTCTGACCCACCAAACAATGAcaactga